A part of Paramisgurnus dabryanus chromosome 15, PD_genome_1.1, whole genome shotgun sequence genomic DNA contains:
- the gpr143 gene encoding G-protein coupled receptor 143 isoform X1 produces the protein MNLLFSPPLPFFSFLLLSSIMASPRLETFCCPNRDPATELVVSFQSRIFSSICICSSGLNLIFCVLQMLPKRRDSRRLSPHPHPKPTASSRILFIISLCDVLGCAGIIVRSSIWVGLPNLVNKISVNSSDVWPQVYCVGSAMWIQLFFSASFWWTFCYAVDVYLVVKRSAGISTMVLYHMITWGLTLLLCVEGVAMLYYPSISSCENGLQHAIPHYITTYVPMLLVLFVNPVLFTQTVSAVTSLLKGQQGIYTENERRLGSEIKIRFFKIMLVFCICWLPNIINESLLFYMEMQPDIKAIDLKNIRNAALITWFIMGILNPMQGFLNSLAFHGWMGLDVDPRPQRRRDLPWDSASTSVAVASGYNPVMGSMLFFQSHVQKNLSTNGHQQHSDAISVLSEGSESSTVEIHISSDQRDFEDVNPDHVTSLEISTG, from the exons ATGAATTTACTCTTTTCTCCTCCTCTTCCTTTCTTCTCCTTTCTTCTTCTCTCTTCCATCATGGCATCTCCACGGCTCGAGACTTTCTGTTGTCCGAACCGTGACCCCGCCACCGAGCTGGTCGTCAGTTTTCAGTCTCGGATCTTCAGCTCGATTTGTATCTGCAGCTCCGGGTTGAATTTGATCTTCTGTGTTCTTCAGATGCTGCCGAAGCGCAGAGACTCCAGGCGTTTATCTCCTCACCCGCATCCCAAACCCACAGCATCCAGCAGGATTTTATTTATCATCAGTTTGTGTGATGTGTTGGGATGCGCAG GAATCATTGTCAGGTCGTCCATATGGGTCGGTTTACCAAACCTGGTGAATAAGATCTCAGTGAACAGCAGTGACGTCTGGCCGCAGGTGTATTGTGTTGGCAGTGCT ATGTGGATCCAGTTGTTCTTCAGCGCATCGTTTTGGTGGACCTTCTGTTATGCAGTGGATGTTTACTTGGTGGTCAAAAGATCTGCAGGAATCAG CACCATGGTGTTGTATCACATGATCACATGGGGTTTAACTCTGCTGTTGTGTGTGGAGGGAGTCGCTATGTTGTATTACCCATCTATATCGAG TTGTGAGAATGGACTTCAGCACGCCATCCCTCATTACATCACCACATATGTACCAATGCTCCTGGTGTTGTTTGTGAATCCCGTGCTTTTTACTCAAACCGTTTCTGCCG TCACATCACTGCTCAAAGGTCAACAGGGAATCTACACGGAGAATGAAAGACGTCTGGGATCGGAGattaaaatcagattttttaagATAATGCTGGTCTTCTGCATTTG CTGGCTGCCCAACATCATCAATGAAAGTTTGCTGTTTTACATGGAAATGCAACCTGACATTAAAGCCATCGATCTGAAAAACATCCGCAACGCTGCTCTCATCACATGGTTTATCATG GGAATACTGAATCCCATGCAGGGTTTCCTCAACTCTTTGGCTTTTCATGGCTGGATGGGTCTGGATGTTGATCCGAGACCTCAGAGACGCAGAGATCTGCCCTGGGATTCAGCATCCACGTCTGTGGCCGTTGCAAGCGGTTACAATCCCGTGATGGGATCCATGCTGTTCTTCCAAAGCCACGTACAGAAGAACTTAAGCACCAATGGACATCAGCAACATTCAGATGCCATAAGTGTCCTATCTGAAG GTTCAGAATCTAGTACAGTAGAAATCCACATATCCAGTGACCAGCGAGACTTTGAAGATGTAAATCCAGATCACGTCACGTCACTGGAGATTTCTACAGGCTGA
- the gpr143 gene encoding G-protein coupled receptor 143 isoform X2 gives MNLLFSPPLPFFSFLLLSSIMASPRLETFCCPNRDPATELVVSFQSRIFSSICICSSGLNLIFCVLQMLPKRRDSRRLSPHPHPKPTASSRILFIISLCDVLGCAGIIVRSSIWVGLPNLVNKISVNSSDVWPQVYCVGSAMWIQLFFSASFWWTFCYAVDVYLVVKRSAGISTMVLYHMITWGLTLLLCVEGVAMLYYPSISSCENGLQHAIPHYITTYVPMLLVLFVNPVLFTQTVSAVTSLLKGQQGIYTENERRLGSEIKIRFFKIMLVFCICWLPNIINESLLFYMEMQPDIKAIDLKNIRNAALITWFIMGILNPMQGFLNSLAFHGWMGLDVDPRPQRRRDLPWDSASTSVAVASGYNPVMGSMLFFQSHVQKNLSTNGHQQHSDAISVLSEGKGLE, from the exons ATGAATTTACTCTTTTCTCCTCCTCTTCCTTTCTTCTCCTTTCTTCTTCTCTCTTCCATCATGGCATCTCCACGGCTCGAGACTTTCTGTTGTCCGAACCGTGACCCCGCCACCGAGCTGGTCGTCAGTTTTCAGTCTCGGATCTTCAGCTCGATTTGTATCTGCAGCTCCGGGTTGAATTTGATCTTCTGTGTTCTTCAGATGCTGCCGAAGCGCAGAGACTCCAGGCGTTTATCTCCTCACCCGCATCCCAAACCCACAGCATCCAGCAGGATTTTATTTATCATCAGTTTGTGTGATGTGTTGGGATGCGCAG GAATCATTGTCAGGTCGTCCATATGGGTCGGTTTACCAAACCTGGTGAATAAGATCTCAGTGAACAGCAGTGACGTCTGGCCGCAGGTGTATTGTGTTGGCAGTGCT ATGTGGATCCAGTTGTTCTTCAGCGCATCGTTTTGGTGGACCTTCTGTTATGCAGTGGATGTTTACTTGGTGGTCAAAAGATCTGCAGGAATCAG CACCATGGTGTTGTATCACATGATCACATGGGGTTTAACTCTGCTGTTGTGTGTGGAGGGAGTCGCTATGTTGTATTACCCATCTATATCGAG TTGTGAGAATGGACTTCAGCACGCCATCCCTCATTACATCACCACATATGTACCAATGCTCCTGGTGTTGTTTGTGAATCCCGTGCTTTTTACTCAAACCGTTTCTGCCG TCACATCACTGCTCAAAGGTCAACAGGGAATCTACACGGAGAATGAAAGACGTCTGGGATCGGAGattaaaatcagattttttaagATAATGCTGGTCTTCTGCATTTG CTGGCTGCCCAACATCATCAATGAAAGTTTGCTGTTTTACATGGAAATGCAACCTGACATTAAAGCCATCGATCTGAAAAACATCCGCAACGCTGCTCTCATCACATGGTTTATCATG GGAATACTGAATCCCATGCAGGGTTTCCTCAACTCTTTGGCTTTTCATGGCTGGATGGGTCTGGATGTTGATCCGAGACCTCAGAGACGCAGAGATCTGCCCTGGGATTCAGCATCCACGTCTGTGGCCGTTGCAAGCGGTTACAATCCCGTGATGGGATCCATGCTGTTCTTCCAAAGCCACGTACAGAAGAACTTAAGCACCAATGGACATCAGCAACATTCAGATGCCATAAGTGTCCTATCTGAAGGTAAAGGACTCGAGTAG